A genomic region of Thiohalophilus sp. contains the following coding sequences:
- a CDS encoding translocation/assembly module TamB domain-containing protein has translation MRPGLKKNLLALLVLLLLLAASGLFWLGATESGLRWAYQQSRESIPGELRIGKLEGRLFGRISATDLHYQHADTRVVLERTTLKWRPFELLTGNLVVSQLHVQSMVITLPATQQSKAAQVVELPELRLPLGMALEDIRIDDIHIMQDEQEFVLQQVILNASSRGNRIHIDALDVSAAEFDLHIDGTLKPVGNYQHTLNMQWRLGLADQPEFTGQGRSRGNLDKLALQQQISGPFQLDLEVEARELLSRLRWLASADVSKVNLAQLNTEWPAIRGELQVQGEGDRHTASLRGQLAGEYPEQGPFEADTTLQLAQDGRLRIEQLSLRSPSTRTSVNARGQWTPGSEGLQSGEFALELDWENLRWPLTGNAWIDSASGEGRVEGRPDQYRLSLSADRPLPQAPPSTWYAKATGDLEGLDLDSLRITALDGETTLAGRLDWSPRLAWDVQVTGNNLNPAVQWRQWPGRLDASLSSTGHIEAGQIIAQADITRVSGELRGQPVKLRSRLAWERTQLQVKQFDLQSGSANVSAQGALGEHMNLDWSVDAADLAQLYPQAGGQLQASGQISGTQAEPVIHATLNGERLSLPGYRVGNLSGKLGVDLFRWQQIDIDLAAQELSVHEQRIDALRINADPGGLQLTAEAGGNTARVELKGEANAEGWRGRIEAIDLQRPQQDNWHLQRPVALNLIRDRFSVAPFCVQSETARLCGQLQQTGKNWRSELELVNFPLQVFTPWLPGELVLDGVTNATAAFQLNASGQLSGRAHVELPAGAVTYPVLEGEPERWEYRAGSLDLTLDEKGLQATSRLAMGSGDQFSAKLALPDAQLLNLERDSQPVQGSASVTINRLGIIEALLPDVQDLDGELAMQLDVDGTLAKPRYSGKASLEQGGLRIPRLGLQLTQIRVDARSEGLDRLRYTLTARSGDGDLRAEGQTVLDNRAGWPTTIRIEGENFEVARIPEARVVVTPDLHLELQGRSIDISGKVHVPFARLQPKDVTTAARVSEDVVIVGGEEAVEEKWQITTRVRVTLGDRVSLYGFGFDGRLGGDLLLMDSPGELTTATGEINVVEGRYTAYGQRLTVEHGRLLYTGGPVSNPGLNLRAIRQVNNVTAGIRVRGSLNQPEVELFSIPAMGQTDALAYLMLGRPLETASGEEGSMMVKAALALSLSGGDSLARQIGDRFGLDEMRVEASDTGEQASLVMGRYLAPRLYVSYGVGIVESFNTLSVRYQLSDRWYIKGESGEHQSADILFTIDR, from the coding sequence ATGCGCCCGGGGTTGAAAAAAAACCTGCTCGCCCTGCTCGTGCTTCTGTTGTTGCTCGCGGCCAGCGGGTTGTTCTGGCTGGGCGCGACCGAAAGCGGTTTGCGCTGGGCTTATCAACAGAGCCGCGAGTCCATTCCCGGCGAGTTGCGTATCGGCAAACTCGAAGGGCGGCTGTTCGGCCGTATCAGCGCCACCGATCTGCACTATCAGCATGCGGATACCCGGGTTGTCCTTGAGCGGACAACACTGAAGTGGCGGCCCTTCGAGTTACTGACAGGCAATCTGGTCGTCAGCCAGCTGCACGTCCAGTCGATGGTTATCACGCTGCCCGCCACGCAGCAAAGCAAGGCGGCGCAGGTCGTGGAACTGCCGGAGTTGCGTCTGCCGCTAGGTATGGCACTTGAGGATATCCGAATCGATGACATCCATATCATGCAAGATGAGCAGGAATTTGTCCTGCAACAGGTCATCTTGAACGCCAGCAGCCGGGGTAACAGGATCCATATCGATGCGCTCGATGTCAGCGCGGCGGAATTTGATCTGCACATCGACGGTACGTTGAAGCCGGTCGGTAATTATCAACACACGCTGAATATGCAATGGCGACTTGGACTGGCGGATCAACCTGAATTCACAGGCCAGGGCCGAAGCCGGGGCAATCTGGACAAACTTGCATTACAGCAGCAGATCAGTGGCCCGTTCCAGCTGGATCTCGAGGTTGAAGCTCGCGAACTGTTAAGCCGGCTCCGTTGGCTGGCCAGTGCGGATGTGAGCAAGGTTAACCTTGCTCAACTCAATACGGAGTGGCCGGCAATCAGGGGCGAGCTGCAAGTGCAGGGCGAGGGGGATAGGCATACCGCGTCACTCCGCGGGCAACTGGCGGGAGAGTACCCTGAACAGGGCCCTTTCGAAGCCGACACAACATTGCAACTCGCGCAGGATGGCAGGTTACGCATTGAACAGTTGTCATTGCGCTCCCCGTCCACCAGGACCTCGGTCAATGCCCGGGGCCAGTGGACGCCCGGCAGCGAAGGACTCCAGAGCGGCGAGTTTGCCCTGGAGCTCGACTGGGAGAACCTGCGCTGGCCGCTGACCGGCAACGCCTGGATAGACAGCGCAAGCGGAGAGGGCCGCGTCGAGGGCCGCCCGGATCAGTATCGGCTATCGCTCAGCGCCGATCGCCCCCTGCCGCAGGCGCCGCCATCGACCTGGTATGCCAAAGCGACCGGCGATCTCGAAGGGCTCGATCTCGACAGCCTGCGGATCACGGCGCTGGATGGCGAAACCACTCTGGCGGGCCGACTCGACTGGTCACCCCGGCTCGCCTGGGATGTGCAAGTAACAGGGAACAATCTCAATCCTGCTGTGCAGTGGCGACAATGGCCCGGCCGGTTAGATGCCAGTCTCAGCTCGACAGGACATATAGAGGCAGGGCAGATCATTGCACAGGCGGATATTACCCGTGTCAGCGGCGAGTTGCGCGGCCAGCCGGTTAAGCTGCGCAGTCGGCTGGCCTGGGAGCGGACACAGTTACAGGTTAAACAGTTTGATCTGCAATCCGGTTCGGCAAACGTGAGCGCGCAAGGGGCGCTCGGCGAACACATGAACCTCGACTGGTCCGTCGACGCAGCCGATCTGGCGCAACTTTATCCGCAAGCTGGCGGCCAGCTGCAGGCCTCGGGACAAATCAGCGGCACGCAGGCCGAGCCGGTGATCCACGCCACGCTTAACGGCGAACGCCTGAGCCTGCCGGGTTATCGCGTTGGCAACCTGTCCGGCAAGCTGGGCGTGGATCTGTTCCGCTGGCAACAGATCGATATCGATCTCGCCGCACAAGAACTCAGCGTTCATGAACAGCGGATTGACGCGCTGCGGATCAATGCCGACCCGGGCGGGTTGCAACTCACGGCAGAGGCCGGCGGCAATACCGCCCGGGTTGAACTGAAGGGTGAAGCGAATGCCGAAGGCTGGCGCGGACGCATCGAAGCGATCGATCTGCAGCGACCGCAACAGGACAACTGGCATCTGCAACGTCCCGTCGCCCTCAACCTGATTCGGGATCGTTTCTCTGTGGCGCCGTTCTGTGTGCAAAGTGAAACAGCCCGCCTGTGCGGGCAATTGCAACAAACCGGAAAAAACTGGCGCTCGGAACTTGAGCTGGTGAACTTTCCGCTGCAAGTCTTCACCCCCTGGTTGCCGGGTGAACTGGTGCTTGACGGAGTGACCAATGCCACCGCGGCATTCCAGTTGAATGCTTCCGGGCAATTGTCCGGCCGGGCCCATGTCGAATTGCCGGCGGGCGCGGTCACCTATCCCGTACTGGAAGGGGAACCGGAGCGCTGGGAATACCGCGCGGGCAGCCTCGATCTGACGCTGGATGAGAAGGGCTTACAGGCGACATCCCGCCTGGCCATGGGCAGTGGCGATCAATTCTCGGCCAAACTGGCCTTGCCCGATGCGCAACTACTGAACCTTGAGCGCGACAGCCAGCCGGTACAGGGCAGCGCCAGTGTCACGATTAACCGGCTCGGCATTATCGAGGCCTTGTTGCCCGACGTGCAGGACCTCGATGGTGAGCTGGCCATGCAGCTTGATGTCGACGGGACGTTGGCCAAACCGCGCTACAGCGGCAAGGCAAGCCTGGAACAGGGCGGGCTGCGTATACCCCGTCTCGGTCTGCAGTTGACGCAAATTCGTGTGGACGCCCGCAGCGAAGGGCTGGATAGACTCCGCTACACACTGACCGCTCGCTCGGGCGACGGTGATCTGCGGGCCGAGGGCCAGACCGTGCTGGACAACCGGGCCGGCTGGCCAACGACGATCCGCATTGAAGGTGAAAACTTCGAAGTGGCCCGCATTCCCGAGGCCCGGGTTGTCGTCACACCCGATCTGCACCTCGAGCTGCAGGGGCGCAGCATTGATATCAGTGGCAAGGTCCATGTGCCCTTTGCCCGACTGCAACCGAAAGATGTCACCACCGCTGCACGGGTGTCGGAGGACGTGGTGATCGTCGGTGGCGAGGAAGCGGTCGAGGAGAAATGGCAAATCACCACCAGAGTGCGAGTAACGCTGGGGGATCGGGTGAGCCTGTACGGCTTCGGTTTCGACGGGCGGCTGGGCGGCGACCTGCTGCTCATGGACAGCCCCGGCGAACTGACCACCGCGACCGGTGAGATCAACGTTGTCGAAGGTCGGTATACCGCCTACGGCCAGCGTCTCACGGTGGAGCACGGACGTCTGTTGTATACGGGTGGTCCGGTCAGCAACCCCGGCCTGAATCTGCGTGCGATACGCCAGGTAAATAACGTCACCGCCGGCATCCGCGTGCGTGGCAGCCTCAATCAACCGGAAGTCGAACTGTTCTCCATCCCGGCCATGGGCCAGACCGATGCACTGGCCTACCTGATGCTGGGGCGTCCGCTGGAAACCGCCTCCGGTGAAGAGGGCAGCATGATGGTCAAAGCGGCGCTGGCCCTGAGTCTGAGCGGCGGCGACAGCCTGGCACGCCAAATCGGCGATCGTTTCGGGCTGGATGAGATGCGTGTCGAAGCCAGCGACACCGGCGAACAGGCTTCCCTGGTCATGGGTCGCTACCTGGCACCCAGGCTCTACGTCAGTTACGGCGTTGGCATTGTCGAGTCGTTCAATACCCTGAGCGTGCGATATCAGTTATCCGACCGCTGGTATATCAAGGGCGAAAGCGGCGAGCACCAGAGTGCGGATATTCTGTTTACCATCGATCGGTAA